Proteins encoded within one genomic window of Alcanivorax sp. REN37:
- a CDS encoding ketopantoate reductase family protein, with protein MPRCYVLGAGNLGTLAADYFADAGWDCIAAGRAALTRRLSNGVMQWQRTLAADDGAPIQLLVLATKVQDSAAALAPLRARLDHDSVLLRLQNGLLDPTTLGLPPLRHIEAISFSGAWRDTGADGVMHVHRVAENDTYLGDGSALPPPWFAGLQQFWPKLQWRTDIHWQQWRKLAVNAVLNPLTALYDCRNGELLAEPGRRAAMAALAAEVDALARRLFEHWPNDTLARSEQVAVATAGNLSSMCADRRAGRATEIDFINGALLRAAAQHHLSLPHHTEVVARLQWPLASVDPLPGTF; from the coding sequence GTGCCGCGCTGTTATGTGCTCGGTGCCGGTAACCTCGGCACGCTGGCGGCGGATTATTTCGCTGATGCCGGCTGGGATTGCATCGCCGCTGGCCGCGCCGCACTGACGCGCCGGCTGAGCAACGGCGTGATGCAGTGGCAGCGCACTTTGGCCGCCGATGACGGCGCGCCGATCCAACTGCTGGTGCTGGCCACCAAGGTACAAGACAGTGCTGCCGCGTTGGCGCCCCTGCGCGCCCGCCTCGATCACGACAGCGTGCTGTTGCGATTGCAGAACGGCTTGCTCGACCCCACCACGCTGGGGCTGCCGCCGCTGCGGCACATCGAGGCAATCAGCTTCAGCGGCGCCTGGCGCGACACCGGTGCCGACGGCGTCATGCACGTGCACCGGGTGGCGGAAAACGATACCTACTTGGGCGACGGCTCCGCACTGCCACCGCCGTGGTTCGCCGGGCTGCAGCAGTTCTGGCCCAAGCTGCAATGGCGCACCGACATCCACTGGCAACAATGGCGCAAGCTGGCAGTGAATGCGGTGCTCAATCCGCTCACGGCGCTCTACGACTGCCGCAACGGCGAACTGTTGGCCGAGCCCGGTCGGCGCGCGGCGATGGCGGCGCTGGCAGCAGAAGTGGACGCGCTGGCACGGCGGTTGTTCGAACACTGGCCGAATGACACCCTCGCCCGCAGTGAGCAGGTGGCGGTGGCCACCGCCGGCAACCTGTCATCCATGTGCGCGGATCGCCGTGCCGGACGCGCCACCGAAATCGATTTCATCAACGGTGCGCTGCTGCGCGCCGCCGCGCAGCACCACCTGTCACTGCCGCATCACACCGAGGTGGTGGCGCGCCTGCAGTGGCCGCTGGCCTCGGTTGACCCGCTGCCGGGCACCTTTTAA
- a CDS encoding cob(I)yrinic acid a,c-diamide adenosyltransferase, with amino-acid sequence MSGDRISRVITRTGDGGDSGLADGSRQPKSAPVFDALGDLDELNAGLGVLRSHALGADTDAGLDRIQQRLFDLGAELAVPGLLRLDAADVLHIEQWCQAINKQLPSLQEFILPGGTPSAAWCHMMRTVARRAERHLVALHRISAQNPHSLAYVNRLSDLLFVLARQLNRQAGHPETLWRNS; translated from the coding sequence GTGAGTGGCGACCGCATCAGCCGCGTCATCACCCGCACCGGCGATGGCGGCGACAGTGGTCTGGCGGACGGTTCCCGGCAGCCGAAGTCGGCGCCGGTGTTCGACGCGCTCGGTGATCTCGACGAACTCAACGCCGGGCTCGGCGTGCTGCGCAGCCATGCGCTGGGTGCCGACACCGATGCCGGCCTCGACCGCATTCAGCAGCGCCTGTTTGATCTCGGCGCTGAATTGGCGGTGCCGGGTCTGCTGCGGCTGGACGCTGCGGATGTGCTCCACATTGAGCAGTGGTGTCAGGCCATCAACAAACAATTACCTTCTTTGCAGGAATTCATCCTGCCCGGGGGCACACCTTCGGCAGCTTGGTGCCATATGATGAGAACCGTGGCCCGGCGTGCCGAGCGGCATCTGGTGGCACTGCATCGCATCAGTGCCCAGAACCCGCACAGCCTGGCCTACGTGAACCGGCTCTCGGACTTGCTGTTCGTGTTAGCGCGACAGCTCAATCGCCAAGCCGGTCATCCCGAGACCTTGTGGCGGAACTCTTGA
- a CDS encoding SDR family oxidoreductase gives MDLRGKTIVVTGAGRGLGRAIATRLASQGAALACVDLNDDDLATSIAACAAAGGSARAYRANIADEAAVVALFEQVVSDFGSLHGVVNNAGITRDGLLVKARDGEISTMSLAQWQAVIDVNLTGVFLCGREAARHMVAQQVDEGVIVNISSIARHGSFGQSNYAAAKSGVVALAEVWAKELARYNIRTGAVAPGTINTDMIAAMKPDARDRLVAGVPLKRLGEPDHIARSVQFIFENDYFTGRCIDTDGGLR, from the coding sequence ATGGATCTGCGTGGAAAAACCATTGTTGTCACCGGGGCCGGCCGCGGGCTCGGCCGTGCCATTGCCACCCGCCTTGCCAGTCAGGGCGCCGCCCTCGCCTGTGTCGATCTCAATGACGACGACCTCGCTACCAGCATTGCCGCCTGTGCCGCCGCCGGCGGCAGTGCCCGCGCCTACCGCGCCAACATTGCCGATGAAGCCGCGGTGGTGGCGCTGTTTGAACAGGTGGTCAGTGATTTCGGCAGCCTGCACGGGGTGGTCAACAATGCCGGCATCACCCGCGACGGCCTGCTGGTGAAAGCCCGCGACGGTGAGATCAGCACCATGAGCTTGGCGCAGTGGCAGGCGGTGATCGACGTCAACCTCACCGGCGTGTTCCTGTGCGGCCGTGAAGCCGCGCGCCACATGGTGGCGCAGCAGGTGGACGAAGGCGTGATCGTGAATATCTCTTCCATTGCGCGCCACGGCAGCTTCGGCCAGAGCAACTATGCGGCGGCCAAATCCGGCGTGGTGGCGCTGGCTGAGGTGTGGGCCAAAGAGCTGGCGCGCTACAACATCCGCACCGGCGCGGTGGCCCCCGGCACCATCAATACCGACATGATCGCGGCCATGAAGCCCGACGCCCGCGACCGGCTGGTGGCTGGCGTGCCGCTCAAGCGGCTCGGAGAGCCGGACCATATTGCCCGCAGCGTGCAATTCATCTTCGAGAATGATTACTTCACCGGCCGCTGCATCGACACCGACGGCGGCCTGCGCTGA
- the rrtA gene encoding rhombosortase: MPFMLPSPLLSSPSRPLTWRSWLPCALILVLFGAAAGVVDPWLEYQRSALEQGQWWRLWSAHWVHANLAHALLNVSGFVLCCLVFSDLYRRHTLLLWWLLAPPLLSAALWIGDGLEGPYVGLSGMLHSWLVWALVVGLPGHPRLHGVLLLALGGRLLWEQLPGYDSGYLSAWVPGSVYVNAHLYGALLGLAGGLVSLLWRRRSRR; the protein is encoded by the coding sequence ATGCCGTTTATGTTGCCGTCCCCGTTGTTGTCATCCCCGTCCCGCCCGCTGACCTGGCGTAGCTGGTTGCCCTGTGCACTGATCCTGGTGCTGTTTGGTGCGGCCGCCGGCGTGGTGGACCCCTGGTTGGAGTACCAGCGCAGCGCGTTGGAACAGGGGCAGTGGTGGCGGTTGTGGAGCGCCCATTGGGTGCATGCCAACCTGGCCCATGCACTGCTCAATGTCAGCGGCTTCGTACTCTGCTGTTTGGTGTTCTCTGATCTGTACCGACGTCACACGCTGCTGCTGTGGTGGCTGCTGGCGCCGCCACTACTGAGTGCCGCGCTGTGGATCGGTGATGGTCTGGAAGGGCCCTATGTGGGCCTGTCCGGCATGCTGCATAGCTGGCTGGTGTGGGCGCTGGTGGTGGGGCTGCCGGGCCATCCGCGCTTGCATGGCGTGCTGTTGCTGGCGCTCGGTGGGCGCCTGCTGTGGGAGCAGCTGCCGGGCTATGACAGCGGCTATCTATCCGCCTGGGTGCCGGGCAGCGTGTATGTGAATGCTCACCTGTACGGCGCGCTGCTGGGTCTGGCGGGCGGCCTCGTCAGTCTGCTGTGGCGCCGTCGCAGCCGCCGCTGA
- a CDS encoding co-chaperone GroES gives MKIRPLHDRIVVRRAEEETKSAGGIVLPGSAAEKPARGEVIAVGKGKITDSGDVRPMDVKAGDQVIFGQYAGNTVKIDGEELLVMSESEVLAVIEG, from the coding sequence ATGAAAATCCGTCCTTTGCATGATCGCATCGTGGTTCGCCGCGCCGAAGAAGAAACCAAGAGCGCTGGTGGCATCGTGCTGCCCGGGTCCGCGGCGGAGAAGCCGGCCCGTGGCGAAGTGATCGCTGTCGGGAAAGGCAAGATCACCGATTCCGGTGATGTGCGCCCGATGGACGTGAAAGCCGGTGACCAAGTGATCTTCGGCCAATACGCCGGCAACACCGTCAAAATCGACGGCGAAGAGCTGCTGGTAATGAGCGAATCCGAAGTGCTGGCGGTGATCGAGGGCTGA
- the rimI gene encoding ribosomal protein S18-alanine N-acetyltransferase: protein MADNVVPWLRSDVQCRLMTADDVTAVAALDAALQFSPWTPALFADSLRYGHHCRVLELHGTVVGFAVVSEVLDEAHLLNIAVAGAHQGRGWGRALLEFMAAASAPRCQQLFLEVRASNHAAQALYLSVGFAKVGERRDYYPGPHGREAGWVMLAPLPLPSR from the coding sequence GTGGCTGACAATGTCGTACCTTGGCTGCGCAGTGATGTGCAATGCCGGTTGATGACGGCTGATGATGTGACCGCCGTGGCGGCGTTGGATGCGGCGCTGCAGTTCAGTCCTTGGACGCCGGCGCTGTTTGCTGACTCGCTCCGCTATGGCCACCACTGCCGGGTGCTTGAGCTGCACGGCACCGTCGTCGGGTTTGCGGTGGTGTCAGAAGTGCTAGACGAAGCCCACCTGCTCAACATCGCCGTGGCCGGTGCTCACCAAGGCCGGGGCTGGGGCCGGGCGCTATTGGAGTTCATGGCGGCGGCCAGCGCGCCGCGCTGCCAGCAGCTGTTCCTTGAAGTGCGTGCTTCCAACCACGCTGCCCAGGCGCTGTATTTGAGCGTCGGCTTTGCCAAAGTGGGCGAACGCCGCGATTACTATCCTGGCCCCCATGGCCGCGAGGCCGGTTGGGTGATGCTGGCGCCGCTGCCGTTGCCGTCCCGCTGA
- a CDS encoding MGMT family protein: MIDAAATAPQPSFAERVWHIVAAIPAGQVASYGDIAAQAGQPRHARHVGRILRQLPPGSQLPWHRVLCANGATPAGAAQRERLRAEGVTFQGERVRMSVHRWQP, encoded by the coding sequence ATGATCGACGCCGCAGCCACGGCGCCGCAGCCGTCGTTCGCCGAGCGGGTGTGGCACATAGTGGCAGCGATCCCGGCTGGCCAGGTGGCCAGCTATGGCGACATTGCCGCGCAGGCCGGCCAGCCGCGTCATGCGCGCCACGTCGGCCGTATCCTGCGCCAACTGCCGCCCGGCTCGCAGTTACCTTGGCACCGCGTGCTGTGCGCCAACGGTGCCACCCCGGCCGGCGCCGCTCAGCGTGAGCGCTTGCGCGCCGAGGGTGTCACCTTCCAGGGCGAACGGGTACGCATGAGCGTGCACCGCTGGCAGCCCTGA
- a CDS encoding GNAT family N-acetyltransferase, producing the protein MLMFTPLQTPRLHLRALRAEDAPALLDIFSRDEVSEYYDLDTFTELAEAEQLVRVWLRRTEAGEGLRWALTRSGDDRLIGTCGLHQYCPSHRRAEIGYELHPDCWGQGLMTEAVQALLAYGFGPLALHRMEAFIDPANHASERLLERCGLRNEGILRDYFFEKGRFVNAQMMAILEQDYAALATPR; encoded by the coding sequence ATGCTGATGTTCACTCCGTTGCAGACTCCGCGTTTGCACCTGCGTGCGCTGCGCGCGGAGGACGCCCCTGCGCTGCTGGATATCTTCTCCCGCGATGAAGTGAGCGAATACTACGATCTGGATACCTTCACCGAATTGGCGGAAGCCGAGCAGTTGGTGCGCGTTTGGCTGCGCCGCACCGAGGCCGGTGAAGGGCTGCGCTGGGCGCTGACCCGCTCCGGTGATGACCGCCTGATCGGCACCTGCGGCCTGCACCAATACTGTCCCAGCCACCGCCGCGCCGAGATCGGTTATGAGCTGCATCCGGACTGCTGGGGCCAGGGGCTGATGACGGAAGCGGTGCAGGCGCTGCTGGCTTACGGTTTTGGGCCGTTGGCGCTGCATCGTATGGAAGCCTTCATCGATCCCGCCAACCATGCCTCAGAGCGCTTGCTAGAGCGTTGCGGCTTGCGCAACGAAGGCATCCTGCGCGATTACTTTTTCGAGAAGGGCCGTTTCGTTAACGCCCAGATGATGGCCATCCTGGAGCAGGATTACGCCGCCTTGGCAACGCCGCGCTGA
- a CDS encoding AmpG family muropeptide MFS transporter, with product MSAPLASARIYLQPRMLALLVLGFASGLPAPLVFSNLSMWLKTEGISRTDIGLFALASTPYAISFLWAPLVDQLRLPLLGRWLGQRRSWMLLTQLLMVATLLFMARFSPAGHIQALALAAVMVSFVSATYDIVLDAFRIESLKPNQYGAGSAIAIWGWHLGGTMVGGAGGLYLAHYYGWNLSYQVLALSLLLGIVAVLLSPEPERTAPPPAPPSASRWQTVTGWLRHTLVEPFRDFTQRDGWLLILSFVFLFKFGDAMLGRMSNVFYLELGFELVDIANISKIYGFLANLIGVFLGGLVAQRLGYLKALMLCGLLAALTNLTYSALAVIGPQNWALAVAVISDNLTMGLVTVAFVAYLSSLCNVAYTATQYSLLSSLGNLSRIWLASSSGYVVDQLGGNWSLFFMLTAALALVGLPLLWLIMRRFPDHAAQRSP from the coding sequence ATGTCTGCGCCGTTAGCCAGTGCCCGCATCTACCTGCAGCCGCGCATGCTGGCGCTACTGGTGCTCGGTTTTGCCAGCGGTCTGCCGGCACCGTTGGTGTTTTCCAACCTGTCGATGTGGCTGAAAACCGAAGGCATCAGCCGCACCGACATCGGTTTGTTCGCGCTCGCCTCCACGCCTTATGCCATCAGTTTTCTGTGGGCGCCGTTGGTGGATCAGCTGCGGCTGCCGCTGCTGGGGCGCTGGCTGGGCCAACGCCGCAGCTGGATGCTGCTGACCCAATTGCTGATGGTGGCAACGCTGCTGTTCATGGCGCGCTTCTCGCCCGCCGGTCACATCCAAGCCTTGGCGCTGGCGGCGGTGATGGTGAGCTTCGTCAGCGCCACCTATGACATCGTGCTGGATGCGTTTCGCATTGAATCGCTGAAGCCCAATCAGTACGGCGCCGGTTCGGCGATTGCGATCTGGGGTTGGCACCTGGGCGGCACCATGGTCGGCGGCGCCGGCGGTCTGTACTTGGCGCATTACTACGGCTGGAACCTGTCCTATCAGGTGCTGGCGCTGTCGCTGCTGCTGGGCATCGTGGCGGTCTTGCTGAGCCCGGAGCCGGAACGCACCGCACCGCCGCCAGCGCCGCCCAGTGCCTCACGCTGGCAGACGGTCACTGGTTGGCTGCGCCATACGCTGGTGGAGCCGTTCCGCGACTTCACTCAGCGCGACGGTTGGCTGCTGATCCTGTCGTTCGTGTTCTTGTTTAAGTTCGGCGACGCCATGCTTGGGCGCATGTCTAACGTGTTCTATCTGGAGCTGGGCTTCGAGCTGGTGGACATCGCCAACATCTCCAAGATTTACGGTTTCCTCGCCAACCTGATCGGGGTGTTCCTCGGCGGTTTAGTGGCGCAGCGGCTCGGCTACCTAAAAGCGCTGATGCTGTGCGGCCTGCTGGCGGCGCTGACCAACCTCACCTACTCGGCACTGGCGGTGATCGGGCCGCAGAACTGGGCGCTGGCGGTGGCGGTGATCTCCGACAACCTGACCATGGGGCTGGTGACGGTGGCATTCGTAGCCTACCTGTCGAGTCTGTGCAACGTGGCGTACACCGCCACCCAATACTCGCTGCTGTCCTCGCTTGGCAACCTGTCGCGTATCTGGCTGGCGTCGTCCAGCGGCTACGTGGTCGATCAGCTGGGCGGCAACTGGTCGCTGTTCTTTATGCTCACCGCGGCACTGGCGCTGGTGGGGCTGCCGCTCCTGTGGCTGATCATGCGGCGCTTCCCCGATCACGCCGCGCAGCGGAGTCCCTGA
- a CDS encoding YkvA family protein — protein sequence MRRLFGFLKQRFLRFRREAVVLWFAFRHPATPRYLKVASLLTALYLLSPIDLIPFAIPVLGVVDDIIIVPMALSWIVKRLPPQVRVTAEERTTRFVARYVKRPLLLTVGVLVALVTFWALALWGIYYFFFA from the coding sequence ATGCGACGTCTTTTCGGTTTTCTCAAACAACGATTCCTGCGTTTTCGCCGGGAAGCCGTGGTGTTGTGGTTTGCGTTCCGCCATCCGGCGACACCGCGCTATCTGAAAGTAGCCAGCCTGCTGACCGCGCTGTACCTGCTCAGCCCCATCGACTTGATTCCGTTTGCGATTCCAGTGCTCGGGGTGGTGGACGACATCATCATCGTGCCGATGGCGCTGAGTTGGATCGTCAAACGACTGCCGCCGCAGGTGCGCGTCACTGCTGAAGAGCGCACGACCCGCTTCGTGGCGCGCTATGTGAAGCGTCCGCTGCTGCTCACCGTCGGTGTGCTGGTGGCACTGGTGACGTTCTGGGCGTTGGCACTGTGGGGCATCTACTACTTCTTCTTCGCCTGA
- the groL gene encoding chaperonin GroEL (60 kDa chaperone family; promotes refolding of misfolded polypeptides especially under stressful conditions; forms two stacked rings of heptamers to form a barrel-shaped 14mer; ends can be capped by GroES; misfolded proteins enter the barrel where they are refolded when GroES binds) has translation MAKEVLFRDEARQRMLRGVNILADAVKVTLGPKGRNVVLDKSFGAPLITKDGVSVAKEIELEDKFENMGAQMVKEVASKANDEAGDGTTTATVLAQAFVNEGLKSVAAGMNPMDLKRGIDKAVAAVVAELKSLSTPCETTKNIEQVGTISANSDVSVGQIIAEAMERVGKEGVITVEEGTSLENELDVVEGMQFDRGYLSPYFINNQEKMAVELDDPYILLVDKKISNIRELLPVLEAVAKSGKPLLIIAEDVEGEALATLVVNTMRGIIKCAAVKAPGFGDRRKAMLQDIAILTGGTVISEEVGLSLESASLEDLGTAKKVNIDKENTTIVGGAGNEADINGRVEQIRAEIEKSSSDYDREKLQERVAKLAGGVAVIKVGAATEVEMKEKKARVDDALHATRAAVEEGVVAGGGVALVRALSKLGELKGDNEDQNVGIALAVRALEAPLRQISANAGAEASVVVQTVRNGDGNFGFNAATGEYGDMLEMGILDPAKVTRSALQAAASIAGLMITTEAMVADKPAPAGAADAGMGGGMGGMGGMGGMM, from the coding sequence ATGGCTAAAGAAGTTCTGTTCCGCGACGAAGCCCGCCAGCGCATGCTGCGCGGCGTCAACATCCTGGCTGACGCAGTCAAAGTGACCCTGGGCCCGAAAGGCCGCAACGTGGTGCTCGACAAATCCTTCGGCGCCCCGCTGATCACCAAAGACGGCGTGTCCGTGGCTAAGGAAATCGAACTGGAAGACAAGTTCGAGAACATGGGCGCGCAGATGGTGAAAGAAGTGGCCTCCAAGGCTAACGACGAAGCCGGTGATGGCACCACCACCGCCACCGTACTGGCCCAAGCATTCGTTAACGAAGGTCTGAAGTCGGTTGCCGCTGGCATGAACCCGATGGACCTGAAGCGCGGTATCGACAAAGCAGTTGCTGCGGTTGTCGCCGAGCTGAAGAGCCTGTCCACCCCGTGCGAAACCACCAAGAACATCGAGCAGGTGGGCACCATCTCCGCCAACTCTGACGTGTCCGTGGGCCAAATCATCGCAGAAGCGATGGAGCGCGTGGGCAAAGAAGGCGTGATCACCGTTGAAGAAGGCACCAGCCTCGAAAACGAACTGGACGTGGTTGAAGGCATGCAGTTCGACCGCGGCTACCTGTCCCCGTACTTCATCAACAACCAGGAAAAAATGGCCGTCGAACTGGACGACCCGTACATCCTGCTGGTGGACAAGAAGATCTCCAACATCCGCGAACTGCTGCCGGTGCTGGAAGCAGTAGCCAAGTCTGGCAAGCCGCTGCTGATCATCGCTGAAGACGTGGAAGGCGAAGCGCTGGCTACCCTGGTCGTGAACACCATGCGCGGCATCATCAAGTGCGCAGCGGTAAAAGCACCGGGCTTCGGCGACCGCCGCAAAGCCATGCTGCAGGACATCGCGATCCTGACCGGCGGCACCGTGATCTCCGAAGAAGTGGGCCTGAGCCTGGAAAGCGCGTCGCTGGAAGACCTGGGTACCGCTAAGAAGGTCAACATCGACAAAGAGAACACCACCATCGTGGGCGGTGCTGGCAACGAAGCCGACATCAACGGCCGTGTGGAGCAGATCCGCGCTGAAATCGAGAAGTCCTCTTCCGATTACGACCGCGAGAAGCTGCAAGAGCGCGTGGCCAAGCTGGCCGGCGGTGTTGCAGTCATCAAAGTTGGCGCTGCCACCGAAGTGGAAATGAAAGAGAAGAAAGCCCGCGTTGACGACGCGCTGCACGCCACCCGTGCGGCAGTGGAAGAAGGCGTGGTAGCTGGCGGCGGCGTGGCACTGGTACGTGCCCTGTCCAAGCTCGGCGAGCTGAAAGGCGACAACGAAGACCAGAACGTGGGTATTGCCCTGGCAGTACGTGCGCTGGAAGCACCGCTGCGTCAGATCTCTGCCAACGCCGGCGCAGAAGCGTCCGTCGTGGTACAGACCGTGCGCAATGGCGACGGCAACTTCGGCTTCAACGCGGCCACCGGTGAATACGGCGACATGCTGGAAATGGGTATCCTCGACCCGGCCAAAGTGACCCGTTCTGCGCTGCAAGCTGCGGCGTCCATCGCGGGCCTGATGATCACCACCGAAGCCATGGTGGCTGACAAGCCGGCTCCGGCCGGTGCGGCAGACGCCGGCATGGGCGGCGGCATGGGCGGTATGGGTGGCATGGGCGGCATGATGTAA
- a CDS encoding YjhX family toxin — MNASRLEQRILKVLAQGGVLLVERDQRKTLVAVEVLTRDGWFVPDITPALFLSLRAKRLISSREPGRYRISRAGLLLLQRLRR, encoded by the coding sequence GTGAACGCGTCCCGCCTTGAACAGCGCATTCTCAAAGTATTGGCGCAGGGCGGTGTCCTGCTGGTGGAGCGCGATCAGCGCAAAACGTTGGTAGCGGTGGAGGTGCTGACCCGCGATGGTTGGTTTGTACCGGATATCACACCAGCGCTGTTTCTGTCGCTGCGAGCGAAACGCTTGATCAGCTCCCGTGAGCCGGGGCGTTACCGCATCAGCCGAGCCGGCTTGCTGTTGCTGCAACGGTTGCGCCGCTGA
- a CDS encoding TonB-dependent receptor, with amino-acid sequence MSLSPLRPLALTALLLTATAATAEMPGVRTDPAGGALPAGAVVLTDTDLRRLNVHSLLDALDSVGGVMAQRRLSGRDGQASLDLLGFGASASGNVLVLLNGRPLHNLSGDLTRLQAIPLATVARIEVLPATGAVLYGQGASAGLINIVTRQDRESGATLQLQGGSDHTLGTELSGSAASDAGQALLGVRRLHSDGDRDNSRLDQGSAFIDLRRELDDSTLYLTALAGREEVGLPGALSGNLYRDHPRRASTPFDTAEQDHYLVNPGLVVRGAWADLYVEGSWQRTDRHHDRYSLAALEQDQLETWGFTPRVSGQLATGALSHRWTLGMDLYKTSWRQQVSGQQDADLDQRQEAWYLHNITTLRPDLFLTLGARSEKTTQRIDLPGGGAGELDARYELYEGGLTWQPAPVLALFINGSRTARVPLADEWRQASPNLRPQTGTLYSAGGRWEQGIQRSVFTYFRGRYQHELWYDPQGTLVNLDDRTRRDGYMLNSHWALNDQLTMTFNYTLQRSRFMHGVYGRNDVPGVPHRSHYLAFDWQARPWLAFTVTQRYVAQRYTFNDPANQYFPKQRSYYWTDLAATVQWQRYRVRASVHNLQDKPATDLAWTDGVQSDAYPLPGRYFLLSAEVSL; translated from the coding sequence ATGTCATTGTCCCCGCTGCGCCCGTTGGCGCTGACCGCCCTGTTGCTGACCGCCACCGCCGCCACCGCTGAAATGCCCGGCGTGCGCACCGACCCGGCCGGGGGCGCGCTGCCAGCCGGTGCGGTGGTGCTTACCGACACCGATCTACGCCGCCTGAACGTCCACAGCCTGCTCGATGCGCTCGACAGTGTCGGCGGGGTGATGGCCCAGCGCCGGCTCAGCGGCCGCGACGGTCAGGCCTCGCTGGACCTGCTCGGGTTCGGCGCCAGCGCCAGCGGCAACGTACTGGTGCTGCTCAATGGCCGGCCGCTGCACAACCTGTCCGGCGACCTCACCCGCTTGCAGGCGATCCCGCTTGCCACCGTCGCCCGCATTGAAGTGCTGCCGGCCACTGGCGCGGTGCTGTACGGCCAAGGCGCCAGTGCTGGCTTGATCAACATTGTGACCCGCCAAGACCGCGAGTCCGGCGCCACGCTGCAACTACAAGGTGGCAGCGACCACACTCTCGGCACCGAGCTGAGCGGCAGCGCCGCGTCCGACGCCGGCCAGGCGCTGCTCGGCGTGCGTCGGCTGCACAGCGACGGCGACCGCGACAACAGCCGACTGGACCAAGGCAGTGCCTTCATCGACCTGCGCCGCGAACTGGACGACAGCACCCTGTACCTGACCGCGCTGGCGGGCCGCGAGGAAGTCGGTTTGCCCGGCGCGCTCAGCGGCAACCTCTATCGCGACCACCCGCGCCGTGCCAGCACCCCGTTCGACACCGCCGAGCAGGATCACTACCTGGTCAATCCGGGGCTGGTGGTGCGCGGCGCCTGGGCCGACCTTTATGTGGAAGGCAGCTGGCAACGTACCGACCGGCACCACGACCGTTATTCGCTGGCAGCGCTGGAACAGGACCAACTGGAAACCTGGGGCTTCACCCCACGCGTCAGTGGTCAACTGGCCACTGGCGCGCTGTCGCACCGCTGGACGCTGGGCATGGATCTGTACAAAACCAGTTGGCGCCAGCAGGTCAGCGGCCAGCAGGACGCCGATCTCGACCAGCGCCAGGAAGCCTGGTATTTGCACAACATCACCACGCTGCGCCCGGATCTGTTCCTGACACTGGGTGCACGCTCGGAAAAAACCACCCAGCGCATCGACCTGCCCGGCGGCGGCGCGGGCGAGCTGGATGCCCGCTACGAACTCTATGAAGGCGGCCTGACCTGGCAGCCGGCGCCGGTGCTGGCGCTGTTTATCAACGGCAGCCGCACCGCGCGGGTACCGTTGGCGGATGAATGGCGCCAGGCTAGCCCCAACTTGCGCCCACAGACCGGCACGCTGTACAGCGCCGGCGGCCGCTGGGAGCAGGGCATCCAGCGCTCGGTGTTCACCTATTTCCGCGGCCGTTATCAGCACGAACTGTGGTATGACCCGCAGGGCACGTTGGTGAACCTTGATGACCGTACCCGCCGCGACGGCTACATGCTCAATAGCCACTGGGCGTTGAACGACCAACTCACCATGACTTTCAACTACACCCTGCAACGCTCGCGCTTCATGCACGGCGTTTACGGCCGCAACGATGTGCCCGGGGTGCCGCACCGCTCCCATTACTTGGCGTTCGACTGGCAGGCACGGCCGTGGCTGGCGTTCACCGTGACCCAGCGTTACGTGGCGCAGCGCTACACCTTTAATGATCCGGCCAACCAGTATTTCCCCAAACAGCGCAGCTACTACTGGACCGACCTCGCCGCCACCGTGCAGTGGCAGCGCTACCGGGTGCGGGCGTCGGTGCACAATCTGCAAGATAAGCCGGCCACCGATTTGGCCTGGACCGATGGCGTGCAGAGCGATGCCTACCCGCTGCCGGGCCGCTACTTCCTACTCAGCGCCGAGGTATCGCTGTGA